The genomic region GCAGTGCGCGGATCGTCGATCTGGTCTCCGGCCTGCTGCGCAAGACCCAGTCCGGCTATCTCTACCATTACGCCTTCGCGATGATTCTCGGCCTGATCGCTTTGCTGGCCGTGTTGATCAAGTTCTGGCGCTGAACTTCGATGTCGATCGAAACGAACTGACGGATACCGAATCGCGATGCAAAATTGGCCTCTTCTCAGCACGCATTTACTGAGCACGTTGATATGGCTGCCCATCGTTGGCGGCGCAGTCGCGCTCGCGCTCGGCAATCAGCGGGCGCAGACCGCGCGTTGGCTGGCGCTGACGGTCGCTTTGGCGACGTTCGCCCTGAGCATACCGCTGCTGACCGGGTTCGATCATGTCACTTCCGCGCTGCAGTTCATCGAGCAGCGCGAGTGGATTCCGGCCTACGGTATCCAGTACCACCTCGGCGCCGACGGCCTCTCGGTCGCGCTGATCGTGCTGACCACGCTGGTCACCGCGCTGGTCCTGATCGGTGCGTGGGGTTCGATCGACAAGCGCGTGAACCAGTACGTCGCTGCATTCCTCTTCCTCGAAGGCCTGATGATCGGCGTCTTCGCCGCCGTCGATGCGATGCTCTTCTATGTGTTCTTCGAGGGCATGCTGATTCCGATGTTCATCATCATCGGCGTCTGGGGCGGTCCACGACGCGTGTACGCATCGGTGAAGTTCTTCCTGTACACCTTCCTCGGCTCGGTGTTCATGCTGGTCGGGTTGATCTACCTGTACCTGAAGGCGGGCAGCTGGCAGTTGCCCGATCTGTACGCGCTGCCGCTCGGCGCCAGCGAGCAGATGTGGCTGTTCTTCGCGTTCCTGATCGCGTTCGCGGTCAAGGTGCCGATGTTCCCGGTCCATACCTGGCTGCCCGACGCCCATGTCGAAGCGCCGACCGGCGGCTCAGTGATCCTGGCGGCGATCATGCTGAAGATCGGCGGTTACGGTTTCCTGCGCTTCAATCTGCCGATCGTTCCCGACGCCAGCCACGAATTCGCCTGGCTGGTGATCGCGCTGAGCCTGATCGCCGTGGTCTACATCGGACTGGTCGCGCTGGTCCAGGAAGACATGAAGAAGCTGATCGCCTATTCGTCGATCTCGCACATGGGTTTCGTCACGCTCGGCATCTTCATCGCGATGATGCTGGTGCGCGATGCCGGCAACCCCGAAGCCGCACGGCTCGGCATGCAGGGCGCGATGGTGCAGATGGTGTCGCACGGTTTCATCTCCGGCGCCATGTTCTCCTGCGTCGGCGTGCTCTACGACCGCATGCACAGCCGCATGATCAAGGATTACGGCGGCGTCGCCAACGTGATGCCGTGGTTCGCCGCGTTCATGGTGTTCTTCAGCATGGCCAATGCCGGTCTGCCGGGCACCTCGGGCTTCGTCGGCGAATTCATGGTCATCCTGGCCAGCTTCCAGGCGCATCCGCTGCTGGCTTTCACCGCTGCGATGACCCTCGTCATCGGCGCCGCCTATACGCTGTGGCTGGTCAAGCGCGTGGTGTTCGGCGACATCGGCAATGCGCATGTCGCCGAGCTCGAAGACATCAATCCACGCGAATGGATCGTGCTCTCGGTCTTCGCCGCAGGCGTGCTGCTCATCGGTCTGTATCCGAAGCCGTTGACCGATCTGATGGAACCCGCCATCGCCCAACTCGCCAGCCAGCTGGCGATCAGCAAGCTCTGAGACCATCATGATTGCAAACAGCGTCACTCCCGCCGATCTGATGCCGTTGCTGCCCGAGCTGGTGCTCGTGGGCGCTGCGTTCGCCTTGCTGCTGCTCGATCTGTTCGTCAGCGAGCGTCAGCGCGGCATCGTCCACATGCTGGCCATCGCCACCCTGATTGCGGTCGCGGGCATGCTCGCGCTCCATGTGGGCGGGCAGGGCACGGTGCTCAACGGCATGTTCATCCGCGACACCATGGCCGATGTCCTGAAGTGGGTGGTCTGCGTGGTCAGCGCGCTGGCGATGGTCTACACATGGTCGTTCCTGCGCGAGCGCGGACTGTACAAGGGCGAGATCGCGGTGCTGATGCTGTTCTCCGTCGCCGGCATGATGCTGCTGATCTCGGCCGGCAACCTGGTGATGGTCTATCTCGGCCTCGAAATGCTCGCGCTGTGTTCGTACGCGCTGGTCGCGATCGACCGCGACAGTCCGCTGGCGTCGGAAGCGGCGATGAAGTATTTCGTGCTGGGCTCGCTGGCCTTGGGCATGCTGCTGTACGGCATGTCGCTGATCTACGGCGCCACCGGCAGCCTCGACCTCGCTGCGATCCATGCCGCGACCACCTCCACGCCGATCCTGTTGACCGGCATGGTGTTCCTGGTCGCGGGCATCGCGTTCAAATTCGGCGCCGCGCCGTTCCACATGTGGCTGCCGGACGTCTATCAGGGCGCGCCCACGCCGATCACCCTGTTCATCGGCGCCGCGCCCAAGCTGGCGGCGTTCGCGATGGCCTACCGTCTGCTCGAAGCCGGTGTCGGCCCGCTCGACGAACAGTGGCGGACGCTGCTGTCCGGGATCGCGGCGCTGTCGCTGGTGGTCGGCAATCTGATCGCGCTGGCGCAGACCAATCTCAAGCGGATGCTCGCGTATTCGACCGTGTCCCACGTCGGCTTCCTGCTGATGGGCCTGGCCGGCGGCGGCGCGGTCGGCTATGCGGCCGGCATGTTCTACGCCATCAGCTATGCGGTGATGGCGGCGGCGGCCTTCGGCACGATCGTGGTGCTGTCCCGGCAGGGTTTCGAAGCCGACCGTATCGAGGACTTCAAGGGCCTGAATGCCCGCAGCCCGTGGATGGCAGGCCTGGTGCTGTGCGTGATGGCGTCGCTGGCCGGCGTGCCGCCGTTCCTCGGCTTCTGGGCGAAGCTGGCGGTGCTGCGCGCGGCGTGGGAAGGCGGCCAGATCTGGCTGGTGATCGTCGGTATCGTGTTCGCGGTGATCGGTGCGTTCTATTACCTGCGGGTGATCCGTGCGATGTATTTCGACGAACCCGAGGGCGAGCCGATGATCCAACGCGAAGACTTGTCGCTGCGGGTGGTGTTCGCGGTCAATGCGCTGTCGCTGCTGGTCCTGGGCATCGCCTGGAACCCGATCATTGCGTGGTGCCAGAAGGCCTTCGCTTGAGCTGAATCGGCCGCGTCCGGGTCCACGGCAGTCACTTGCATCCGCTTGGACCGCATAACAATGGCTTGCATTTTCATGACTCTGTCACCATAATTCCGCTCCTGATGCGGGGTGGAGCAGTCTGGCAGCTCGTCGGGCTCATAACCCGAAGGTCGCAGGTTCAAATCCTGCCCCCGCTACCAGCTTTCGAGTTCGGAAATCGCCATGTTTCGTGGTGGTCGAAGAGCTAGGGAAGTCGGGCTTGGTCGAAGCATGAGCTGCGCTTCGACGCCGAAATCCAGCGGTATTGGACAAGGGGCCCGCAAGGCCCCTTTTTCATTCCGGAAATTTTATGGCGGACAAGGCCACCGACATCTCGAATCTGCTGTCACCGACGGTGCAGGCCCTGGGCCTGGAACTGCTCGGTGTCGAGTATCTGCCTTCGCAGGGCGGCGCGTTGTTGCGGCTTTACATCGATATTCCGCAGGATGCGATCGGCGATGCGGAGACACCGCGCATGGTCGGTATCGAGGATTGCGAGTCGGTCAGCCGGGAAGTGTCCGCACAGCTCGATGTCGAGGATCCGATCAGCAGTCACTACACGCTGGAAGTTTCGTCGCCGGGCGTGGATCGCCCCTTGTTCACTCCCGCGCAATTCGCGCGTTTCCTCGGTGAGCAGGCCAAGATCGGCCTGAAACTCCCCCAGGACGGGCGCCGCAAGCTGCAGGGGAGGATCGTTGCGGTCGAGGGCGAGCGGATCGACGTCGAACTCGACGCCAAACCCGAACCGCAGCGCGTTTCGATCGCTTTCGAGAATATCGAGAAGGCGCGTCTGATCCCCGATTGGGCTGCGCTGGGCTTCGGCCCGGCGAAGCAGGAACCCCCGGCGGGACCGGACAGGAAGAAGAAGCCGGCCGGAAGATCGGCAGGCAAGCCGAAGGGCAAACCGAAGGCCTCGCGGCCTTCGGGCAGTTGAACGGGATTCCGGCGCTTCGTTCGCGGAGTGCTTCCAGCGCAGACATGGCATCACGGTCCGCGCTTCCAACCAAGACACGACATTCAAGTTTTAGAGGCGTAACAGAATGAGTAAGGAACTCCTGCTTGTCGTCGACGCGGTCGCCAATGAAAAGGGCGTGCCGGAGTCGGTCATCATCGAGGCCCTCGAGGCGGCGCTGGCGACGGCGGCCAAGAAGCGGTATCACGAACAAGACGTCCTGACCCGCGTGTCGATCAATCCGAAGGACGGCAGCTACGAGACCTTCCGTCGCTGGGAAGTGGTCGCCGATGACGTGGTGATGGAGTCGCCCGACCGCCAGACCCGTCTGATGGATGCCGTCGACGAAGTCGAAGGCGTGGAAGTCGGCGACTACATCGAAGAGCAGATCGAGAACCCCGAATTCGGCCGCATCGCCGCGCAGGCCGCGAAGCAGGTGATCGTGCAGCGCGTGCGCGAAGCCGAGCGCAATCAGGTCGTCGATGGATGGAAAGATCGCGTCGGCGAGCTGGTGACCGGTATCGTCAAGCGTGTCGAACGCGGCAACGTGTACGTCGATCTCGGCGGCAATGCCGAAGCCTTCATTCCCAAAGACAAGGCGATCCCGCGCGACGTCGTGCGTGCCGGCGATCGCGTTCGCGGCTATCTGTTCGACGTGCGCAGCGAACCGCGCGGCCCGCAGTTGTTCATCAGCCGCGCCGCGCCCGAATTCATGATGGAACTGTTCAAGCTCGAAGTGCCGGAAGTCGGCCAGGGCCTGGTCGAAATCAAGGCCTGCGCCCGCGACCCGGGCGACCGCGCCAAGATCGCGGTCATCGCCTACGACACCCGTACCGACCCGATCGGCGCCTGCATCGGCATGCGCGGCTCGCGCGTGCAGGCGGTGTCGAACGAACTCAATGGCGAACGTGTCGATATCGTCCTGTGGTCGGACAACCCGGCGCAGTTCGTGATCAATGCGATGGCCCCGGCGGAAGTGCAGTCGATCATCGTCGACGAAGAGAAGCACTCGATGGATCTGGCGGTCGCCGAAGAGCGCCTGGCCCAGGCGATCGGCAAGGGCGGCCAGAATGTGCGCCTCGCCAGTCGTTTGACCGGTTGGCAGCTGAACGTGATGACCGCCGACCAGGTTCAGGCCAAGAGCGAAGCCGAGCAGACCGCTGCCCGTCAGCTGTTCATGGCGAAACTCGAAGTCGACGAGGAAATCGCCAGCATCCTGGTGGCCGAAGGCTTCAGCACGGTCGAGGAAATCGCTTACGTGCCGGTCGGCGAGCTGCTGGCGGTGGAGGGTTTCGACGAAGACATCGTCGAAGAACTCCGCTCGCGCGCCCGCGACGCTCTGCTGAACGAGGCTTTGGCGGTCGAGGAAGAGCTGGACGAGCACCAGCCGGCCGAGGAACTGCTGGGTCTGGACGGCATGGACAGCGATACCGCGTATGCCCTGGCCGCGCATGGTGTCCGCACCGTCGACGACCTGGGCGAGCTGGGCGCGGACGAAGTGGCGGAGTTCGGCATCGAAGGTCTGGACGAGGCCCGCGCCGCGGCGCTGATCCTGGCTGCCCGCGCCGAGGAAATCGCCCGTCTCGAACGTGAAACCTGAGCCACGCAACACGATTAGAATCCAACGTTTACCGAGCATGAGCCCACCCGAGGCCGGTCTGCCTCCAGTCCAGCCTCACGCGAGCCCAGTTGTACAACCAGCAGCTTCACAATAAGCAGCCCACGCGCGACACCGTCGATCCATCGCCGGCCGCGCCTCAGGATACGGACACCGAATGTCGCAGCAAACCACCATCCGCACACTGGCCGAACTGGTGAACACGCCGGTCGAGAAGTTGCTGAAGCAGTTGGCCGAGGCCGGCATGAGCTTCAGCGGCCCCGATCAGACCGTGACCAGCGCCGAGAAGCTGAAGTTGCTCGGTTTCCTGAAGCGTTCTCACGGCAAGGGCGAAGCCGCTGCCGAAGAATCGGCCGGGCCGAAGAAGATCACGCTCAACCGCAACCGCAAGCAGGAAATCACCGTGGGCGGCGGCAAGAACCGCCAGACGGTCGATGTCGTGGTGCGCAAGAAAGTCACGCTGGTCAAGCCGCAGGACGGACGCCCCGCGCCCGGTAGCGACGACGAGCGTGCCGACATCATGCGCAAGCTCGAGGAATCGCGCGCGCGCAATCTCGAAGAACAGCAGCGCTTGGCCGAAGACGATCGCAAGCGT from Lysobacter sp. harbors:
- a CDS encoding ribosome maturation factor RimP; amino-acid sequence: MADKATDISNLLSPTVQALGLELLGVEYLPSQGGALLRLYIDIPQDAIGDAETPRMVGIEDCESVSREVSAQLDVEDPISSHYTLEVSSPGVDRPLFTPAQFARFLGEQAKIGLKLPQDGRRKLQGRIVAVEGERIDVELDAKPEPQRVSIAFENIEKARLIPDWAALGFGPAKQEPPAGPDRKKKPAGRSAGKPKGKPKASRPSGS
- the nusA gene encoding transcription termination/antitermination protein NusA codes for the protein MSKELLLVVDAVANEKGVPESVIIEALEAALATAAKKRYHEQDVLTRVSINPKDGSYETFRRWEVVADDVVMESPDRQTRLMDAVDEVEGVEVGDYIEEQIENPEFGRIAAQAAKQVIVQRVREAERNQVVDGWKDRVGELVTGIVKRVERGNVYVDLGGNAEAFIPKDKAIPRDVVRAGDRVRGYLFDVRSEPRGPQLFISRAAPEFMMELFKLEVPEVGQGLVEIKACARDPGDRAKIAVIAYDTRTDPIGACIGMRGSRVQAVSNELNGERVDIVLWSDNPAQFVINAMAPAEVQSIIVDEEKHSMDLAVAEERLAQAIGKGGQNVRLASRLTGWQLNVMTADQVQAKSEAEQTAARQLFMAKLEVDEEIASILVAEGFSTVEEIAYVPVGELLAVEGFDEDIVEELRSRARDALLNEALAVEEELDEHQPAEELLGLDGMDSDTAYALAAHGVRTVDDLGELGADEVAEFGIEGLDEARAAALILAARAEEIARLERET
- the nuoN gene encoding NADH-quinone oxidoreductase subunit NuoN, with protein sequence MIANSVTPADLMPLLPELVLVGAAFALLLLDLFVSERQRGIVHMLAIATLIAVAGMLALHVGGQGTVLNGMFIRDTMADVLKWVVCVVSALAMVYTWSFLRERGLYKGEIAVLMLFSVAGMMLLISAGNLVMVYLGLEMLALCSYALVAIDRDSPLASEAAMKYFVLGSLALGMLLYGMSLIYGATGSLDLAAIHAATTSTPILLTGMVFLVAGIAFKFGAAPFHMWLPDVYQGAPTPITLFIGAAPKLAAFAMAYRLLEAGVGPLDEQWRTLLSGIAALSLVVGNLIALAQTNLKRMLAYSTVSHVGFLLMGLAGGGAVGYAAGMFYAISYAVMAAAAFGTIVVLSRQGFEADRIEDFKGLNARSPWMAGLVLCVMASLAGVPPFLGFWAKLAVLRAAWEGGQIWLVIVGIVFAVIGAFYYLRVIRAMYFDEPEGEPMIQREDLSLRVVFAVNALSLLVLGIAWNPIIAWCQKAFA
- a CDS encoding NADH-quinone oxidoreductase subunit M — translated: MQNWPLLSTHLLSTLIWLPIVGGAVALALGNQRAQTARWLALTVALATFALSIPLLTGFDHVTSALQFIEQREWIPAYGIQYHLGADGLSVALIVLTTLVTALVLIGAWGSIDKRVNQYVAAFLFLEGLMIGVFAAVDAMLFYVFFEGMLIPMFIIIGVWGGPRRVYASVKFFLYTFLGSVFMLVGLIYLYLKAGSWQLPDLYALPLGASEQMWLFFAFLIAFAVKVPMFPVHTWLPDAHVEAPTGGSVILAAIMLKIGGYGFLRFNLPIVPDASHEFAWLVIALSLIAVVYIGLVALVQEDMKKLIAYSSISHMGFVTLGIFIAMMLVRDAGNPEAARLGMQGAMVQMVSHGFISGAMFSCVGVLYDRMHSRMIKDYGGVANVMPWFAAFMVFFSMANAGLPGTSGFVGEFMVILASFQAHPLLAFTAAMTLVIGAAYTLWLVKRVVFGDIGNAHVAELEDINPREWIVLSVFAAGVLLIGLYPKPLTDLMEPAIAQLASQLAISKL